In Polyangia bacterium, the sequence AATCACCGATGCGCACCGGCGACACGCTGGATGCTCTCGCCGCGGTGCTGGGCGGCGGACGCCGGGCCTGCGTGGCCCGCGAGCTGACCAAGGAACACGAAGAGTTCGTGCGCGGCACGCTGGCGTCGCTGGCCGCGCAATACAAAGACCAGCGCCCTCTCGGCGAGATCACGCTGGTGGTGTCGGGCGCCGATGCCACCGCCGAAGTTGGCGCGGGCGAGGACGATCTGGCGGCGCGCGCCGACGCGTTGCTGGCGGCCGGAAAATCCGCGCGCGACGTGGCCGATTATCTGGCGGCGGTGACCGGCCGGTCCCGGCGCGAGATCTATCAGTTGGTGCTCAAGCGCCAATCCGACGCCGACGACGGCGATGGCGACTAGTACTTCGCCGCAGGGAACCTGACAGGGTGGCAGGACGCGCAACAGGAAAGAAGGTCGGTCGCTCGGTCCCCTCCGAGAAAGGTCGGATCGCAGCCCGAGGCCCCGCTAATGTCTGCCGTAGTCGCGACGCAGAAGGGCCTCGGGTGAGGACCCAATGGCGCGGCGGCAACCATGAAATCGGAAGGGCACCGCCCGATCCGCGCCGCGCGGCACCAACTTGCAGCCAGGACGATCGCCAAATATCGCGACCTCTGCAAGGCCGCGAGCAGTGTTCCAAGATGACGTTGGCCATCCCTCCGCGGCCTCGCGAGGCGCTAGAAAAGAACGACGCCCTCCAGAAACAGCGACCAGATCTCCGTGCCCTCGATCCGGAAGCGCCGCCCAGGAAGATCGATCACTTCGCGGTACGTCGGGTTGGCTTCGGTGGTGTCAGTCAGATTGACGACGCCGTTGCTGTTACGATCGACGCCGGCGTTGGCGTACGTCAGATAGTGCGGCTCCTCGACGGTGAGGCCAAAGAGACCGCGGAAGCGTACGTGCTTGCCCACCTGGATATTCAGGCCGACATTTCCGCCGAAGCTCGCGTAGGCCTGCACGTCGGTGACCCCTGGGTAGGGATCGGGTTTGCCGTCGCCGTTCAGATCCAGGTCCAACCCGGCCCGACACTTGGTGGCGTCGGTGGCGCACTTTGGCGACCCGGACAGCGGCTCCCACAGTTCACTTTGGGCGCGGCCGAAAAAATGTTCTTCGGCGTGGCCCTGGAATTCGATGGTCACGCGCTGAGCGGATTGCGGCGCCTCCCAGGCGATCTGCTCGAAGCCGATCACCATCGCGGCGCGCGACTGCGGCTGCCCGTCGCTTTGGTTGCCGCCGTAGTCTTGAAACGGTCCGCCGCTGGTGCGCAACGGCAGCATGTACGAGGCGCCGAAATACGGATCGAAATAGCGAAACCGCTTCGAGATGTAGGTCGACCACAGCAACTGGTGATAGCCCAGGCCCACCCCGGTGCTGGCGCCCGGGTTCAGCGGATCGAATTTCATGTCGCCGCCGACGTCGAACTTGGCGTCGAAGGACACCGTCCAGGTGGGCTTGGTGTCGTCGCGCTTTTCGTTCATCGCCGCCCAGGTCAGGCCGAAGCCCAGCGATTCGAGACCGCTGCGATCAGGGCCGCGAAAGACGGCCGTCGACGGATCGGCAAACGCGCGGTTGTGGGTGGCGTCCAGGCCGTAGGTCTTTTGCCCGTAGCCGGGCAGGATCCCGTCGCGCAGGATCGTCGAGTTGTTGCTGTTCACACAGGTGGGCGTCGCGCCCTGGCCGGGCAAGGTGCACCCGCCGGCGCTTTGATCGAAGTTCAGGCCGCGGGCATCACGCAGCACCACCGGCGCGTCGATGTGCAAACCGACGTCCCGGAACACGCCCATCTCCACGCGCAGGTTCATGACGTCGCGGGCCTGCTTGTACTGGAGATCCTTGATGAGCTCGATCTGCGAGGCGGCCTTGGTCTCGGACTCGCGCTTGATGTACGCGCTCTTCACTTCGTGCAGCCACGACACCGAGGCGTTGATGTCGAAGTGCCGCCTGTCGTCGAACCCCGAAGCCACCTGGGTGACATCTGCCGCGCGCGCGCCGCCGGCTCCGACGAGGGTCAGCAGGGCAGGCAGAGCCAAGCGTCCAAAGCGAGACCAACTCATAGGAGAGAAGTACCGCGACGATATCACATCGGCGGCAACCCGCGGGGCTAGTCGCCCCGGGCGGTGTCGCGCAGACCGAACTCTTTCATCTTCGTCTGCAGGCTCTTGCGCGAGATCTTCAGCTTGCGGGCGGCCTGGGTGACGTTGCCGCCGGTCTCGTCGAGGGCGCGCTGGATGAGGCCCCGTTCCACGCGCTCGGTTTCGGCGCGGACCGCTTCTTTCAACGACCCACCGGCGGGCGGAATCGTCGGCGCTGGGAACGAGCCCGAGGCGGCCGTGGCCGGCTCCCCGGTGGCACCAACCGGCGTCAGGGCGGTCGCGGCGTGCGCCGGCGGCACGAACTCGGGAGGCAGATCGCTCAAGCCAATCTCGGGGCCTTCGCAGAACAGCATGGTCCGTTCCATGACGTTCTCCAGCTCGCGGATGTTGCCGGGCCAGTTGGAGGCGATCAGGCGATCGACAGCGGCGGGCTGAATGCTGGCGATGTTCTTCTTCAGGCGGTCGTTGAACTTGGCGATGAAGTGGCTGGCCAAAAGCGGCACGTCTTCGCGCCGCTCGCGCAGCGGGGGAATGTGAATGGGCACCACGTTCAGGCGGTAAAACAGATCCTCGCGGAAATCGCCGGTGGCGATCTCCTGCATCAGATCGCGGTTGGTGGCGGTGATCAGGCGGACGTCGACCTTGATGGTCTTGATGCCGCCCACGCGCTCGAACTCCGACTCTTGCAGCACGCGCAAAAGCTTCACCTGCATCTCGACCGGGATCTCGCCGATCTCGTCGAGGAAAAGCGACCCGCCGTGGGCCAGCTCGAAGCGGCCCGGCTTGGCGCCGACGGCGCCGGTGAAGGCGCCCTTGTCGTAACCGAACAGCTCGGACTCCATCAGCGTCTTGGGGATGGCGGCGCAATTGATCTTGATGAAGGGGCCGTTGTGGCGCGACGAATTGTCGTGCAGGGCGCGGGCGATCAGTTCCTTGCCGGTGCCCGATTCGCCGGTGATCAGCACCGTGGACGGCGTGTTCGCCACCTTCTCGACCACGGCATAGATCTGCTTGATGGCGTGCGACTGGCCGACCAGGCGAAACCGGCCACGGACGGAAGGTGCCTCCGGGGTGGCGTCGCGGCGGGCCAGGGCGTAGGTGTTCATCGCCTTGGCGACGATCTGGCGGATTTGCTCCTGTTCGAAGGGCTTTTCCAGATAGTCGAACGCTCCCAGCTTCACGGCCTCGACGGCGTTTTCCACCGAGCCGTGCGCGGTGATCATCACGACCGGCACGTCGGGATAGTCGGCGGACAGCTTGCGCAAAAGGCCCATCCCGTCCAGACCAGGCATCTTCAGATCGGTGATCACCGTGTGGACGTCGCGGGTCATTCCCGACAACGCCTCGGTGCCGTTGGCGGCGGTGATGACGTCGTAGCCCTCGCGGCGCAGGATCGCTTCCAGCACGCGGCGCATGTTCAATTCGTCGTCGGCGATCAGGACGCGGCGTGGTTCTGGTTCGGCGTGGGACAGAGCGGGCACAGTCTACCCCTTTCGCGAACCGATGGTGGCCGCGGCGCCGCGCGCGGCGGCTGGAACAGGCGGCGGCAGCGACGGAGAGGCGGGTGGCGGCGGCACGGGCACCCGTCCCGGCGTCGGCGGCACGGGCGGCGGGCCTTTCTTCGTGGTGTCGCCGCGGCTGTCGCTGCGCTCGTGCGCGGCGTAGGCGGCGTAGGCGTCGGATTCGACCGGCAAAAGCACGGTGAACGTCGCGCCCTCGCCGGGCTGCGACCGCACCTCGATGGTGCCGCCGTGGTTTTCAATGA encodes:
- a CDS encoding sigma-54 dependent transcriptional regulator — its product is MPALSHAEPEPRRVLIADDELNMRRVLEAILRREGYDVITAANGTEALSGMTRDVHTVITDLKMPGLDGMGLLRKLSADYPDVPVVMITAHGSVENAVEAVKLGAFDYLEKPFEQEQIRQIVAKAMNTYALARRDATPEAPSVRGRFRLVGQSHAIKQIYAVVEKVANTPSTVLITGESGTGKELIARALHDNSSRHNGPFIKINCAAIPKTLMESELFGYDKGAFTGAVGAKPGRFELAHGGSLFLDEIGEIPVEMQVKLLRVLQESEFERVGGIKTIKVDVRLITATNRDLMQEIATGDFREDLFYRLNVVPIHIPPLRERREDVPLLASHFIAKFNDRLKKNIASIQPAAVDRLIASNWPGNIRELENVMERTMLFCEGPEIGLSDLPPEFVPPAHAATALTPVGATGEPATAASGSFPAPTIPPAGGSLKEAVRAETERVERGLIQRALDETGGNVTQAARKLKISRKSLQTKMKEFGLRDTARGD